Sequence from the Esox lucius isolate fEsoLuc1 chromosome 6, fEsoLuc1.pri, whole genome shotgun sequence genome:
aataaaaacagaatgcaaagacgTGCAAAGTTGTAAAAGTGGAATGACgtggaaaggttgtgtaatgctaaaaaaactaaacccggtggaatatcacacaactaatcaCACAACtaacaaggccgaaaaccaatattggatggatgTGATGTTAGGGCCATCAGGcgtcactgcattaaaaacagacacgattctgtagtggaaatcactgcatgggctcaggaacacttccaaaaaccactgtctgtgaacacagtatgtcactgcattcacaaatgcaagttaaaactcaatTATGCAAAGATGAAACCATACATTAACAAAATCCAAAAACATCCTTCTCTGGatccaagctcatttaagattgaGGCCAAGTGGAAAGCTGTCTTATTGGGAATTCTTATTCTtattgggaatcatggacgccgcatctttggggctaaagaggagagggaccatccagcttgttatcagcataCAATTGagaagccagcatccgtgatggtatgggggtgcattagtgcacatggcatgggtgacttgcacttctgtgaaggcaccataaatgctgaacaatatatacaggttttggagcaacatatgctgctatTCTGACGTTGTCTtttccagggaaggccttgcttatttcagcaggacaatgccaaaccacattctgcatgtttCACAATAGCATGGCTCCTTAGTAGAAGAGTCTGGATGCTAAACCGGCCTACCTggagtccagacctgtcacccactgaaaacatttggcacataatAAAATGACAATAACAGCAAAGGAgcccccaaactgttgagcggccgaaatcctatatcaagtaagAATGAGAATACATTTCACCTACAAAATTGGTCTCCTCATTTCCCAAAtgtttacagagtattgtttaaaaaagaggtgatgcaacacagtggtaaacatgccccagtctcaatttttttttgacatgtgttgctgacatcaaattctaTATAATCAAGTTCCTATATCGTTTGACTACAACCCAAAAAATCtccatttcaacatttgatatggtTGTCTTGGTGCTTTATTCTATCGAATATGGTTTTACATGACTCacacgtcattgcattctgtttttatttaattttacccAGCGtgccaacctttttggaaacgaGGTTGTAGAGCCTATTAACCCTCCTACTGATTGTAAGTCAGTATTTAATTAGTTCATACTTCAGTAGTTCTCTGTTCAGGATGTAATGTTACTTAGTATATCAGTTATAAAACTACATCATCATATGGACCAATGTTACAGTTTAGATACTGTATCCAGGACTGTTTTGGCAGAATACCATCCGTTCTCTTATTGGCACTGATCCAGTTTGTGCTCCAGTCCAGTTTGTGGCCATGTGAGTATTGCAGAGATGTAGGCAACCACACACATCCTTTCCCAACCTTGGCCTTTGTTTGacaatcagtttgtttttttggttCTCTTTTAATTGCATGCTTTTATTTTGGAGTTTGGGTTGTTGCCTTTCATGCAGTTCTACGCCGCCTGCATGCCTAAAGACTAGCTCAACCGTGCGCTCAAGTGTTGTCACAGCGACGAGCCGCTCTTTCACGCAACATGTTCTCAGGTTCACAGACGAGATCACCATtaggtaagacacacacacactcagacacatgAATGCACGCACGCAGACCTTCATCCCTCAGTGATTCTTCATAACATAGACAAGGACTCTCTTGACAAGCAAAAAACGGGGCTCCTTGACCGTCTGACTTCCTCGATATGGGACGTCTTTAACCAATCAGTAACCCCCCTTTAGACTAGCATGACCTTTTTGATTTGGATgtctaatatttttttattttccattttgtttctgtatctcttcctgtcctctcctctcctgcatTGGATGGCATGTTATTGTGCTAGTGATCTCCAGCCTCTGGACAGGGTTAGGACTAGGAGTGCTAGCACCAACTGTCTGACCCCAGAGAGGAACCATAGTGTTCTTTCAACAGAGGCCCAAAGGTACCAGCTCCCTGATTCCTACCCTGCACCCCACTGTTTACACTCGACCACctattttggtgtgtgtgtgtgtgtgtgtgtctgcgagcacggttgtgagtgtgtgttgaggCTGGGGGTGGTGAATGTAGTACactattcaaatgtttaaaataactgACAGATCTAGTGCAAAATTTTGAGCAGTGATTGGTAAGGTTCTGTCTCTTAGTAGCCTCATGAAGTGAGTGTTTGTACATTGTTATGTTGTCAGATGCCTTAAAACAGGGATTTCCCATTCTGTTCTTGGAGaactaccctcctgtaggttttaactccagtTCTGTTCCTGAAGAGCTAGCCTCCTGTAAGGTTTTGCCAGATGCAACTATCCGGATTGAGCCTATCAGTCAGCTCATAATTATCACCAGTCTGTATATTAGGATTGAAGAGAGCCTATAGGACTTTAGCTCTTCAGGAACATGTATGACATCTCTTTTTTGATTTGTGCATTTTTGTGCTAGCAGCCTTAAACTGAGAGCCGGGTAATGGGACATGCTAGAGTCATGAACTCTGTAGTAGTGTGCAGGTGATACAGTGTCCATTTGTTTCTCTTTGTCTGCCGGGGTGCTGCGGGTCTCAGCTGCTCTCAGTCTCTGCCCCGCAGGCGCCCCACCAGCCCCCGGATTCTAATCCAACACGCCTCCCCAGAAGATGACAGGTACCCCGTCCCCCACCCCCGTGTTAGCAGCTTTCCCCTGAACCCTAACCCTGTACGAAACCCTGTCAAAAACGCTGAGAACCAGCTAACTTCTTACCTTAAACACAGAGGGTCGATTGGCTTATTGTTTGTTGGTGGTCTTGCGTCCAGTGGTTGATTGTTCTTAGAATCACTGTggcttgttgtttttattgtagaacCTAGAAGTCTGTAGTTTTGGCTCTAAAATGCTCTAGTACTTTGTGTTCTTTGTCTCAGTTTGTTTTAACATTCCGCTGTGCTTACTTGGTGTACACCCCAAATCGCTTGTATGTGTAGGCTTTTATCTGGAgttgttgcatttttttattattaataaggATTTCACGAGCTTTTGTCTGCTTGTTGATTTGCAAACTTCTCTTTTATTATAATAGCGTATTAATGTCTATCATATTCATAAGAAAATAAGTTgtaagtggtgtgtgtgtgtgtgggtgtctgttgtgaatgtgtgtgtttctcatcctGTCATCTCATCACCTtatgtttgtggtgtgtgtgtgtgtgtgtgaagcagcTGGAGGATGGAGCCTCTAATTCCTAGACAGGAGACAGTATACCGCCTCAGTGCAAAGACGAggtacacacatatacagacacaaacacccacGCGCAGTACTTTCTTCGACGAATGCATGAGTGCGTGACGCTTCATGATCATTGTTCCATACTCCATATTTCACTGTTGTGTATCGATGAAACACGGAGTCAAAGCTCAACTAAACCCATCTGTTCACTGGCTTGTCTTATGCACAGCGCTGAGCAATTAAATCAACTACAAACAGACAGTCGTATTTCTGCTGTTACCCCCACCTCTTTACACCTCTCCCATACCCATTCCATTATTCAACCCTCCACGGCATTCTTTCTGTGTTCCACTCAACCCCATCTCTCAGGCAACCTAGGACCCTGGACTCATCCCTTCGTCAGAATCCGGCCCAGAAGCTCCCTGACAATGACAGGTAAGAGGGCCAACCATAACATGTCACATACTCTgatgtttctttcatttgtcaTCACTTTCGGCCCCGTCCAAACTTTCATAAAAATCCCCCATTCTCATCTGTGAAAGATGGAACTGAAAGTTTGTGTCTGTTGGAGCGAACCTCATCGTGATATCTGTCCTGCCATTGTCCAGCAAGTTCCCGAAGTAAGTTCCGCTTAGAAACGCATCGGCTTATTGAAAACTTGTTTTGGGGTGAACTGTCCTGGACCTGGATCTCTGTTACCGGTTCGGTTTACCAGTTCTTCTGCAGGATCAGCGTTTTAAACACTGATCACCTGCTTGTGTCCTGTACTGTTCTGCAGTACTGTGAAACTGATGTTAGCACATTAGCTTGGGCGAGGATTCACTGAGGTGTTGTCATACAGGCTTCCTCTTGTAATGCACTTTTCCGACTTCCCTGTTTTAGAAGACTCTCACACTCTCTGATTTCAACATGTCTTTTTCGTATCTTTTCcgtttttcctttcttttgttgtctttttgtctgtgttctgtttttTCTGCATGCTGCTTTGCACTGTGCCacggtgtgtgtggtgtgtgtgtgtgggccccAGAATAAAGCCCACCTCCATCCTGAGAGGGTCCCGTGGACGGCTTCCTCCCCTGCGGCCGCTTGGTAAGGGGATCcgggtgggtgggtgtagggggggggtgggggctggtCCCCGACCACACAGctgctgacctctgacccctcacCCCTGTCCCCGGAGGAGAAGGGACCCAACAGGAAGCTGTGTCCTCCCTCCTCTGTGAACCCACTGCTTCTAGTGCAGACATGTCAGACATTGTAGAGGATGGTGAGATGGGTTacgtgtatttctgtgtgtgtgtgtgtgtgtgtgtatgtgtgtgtgtaggcctaTGTGTTATGTGTGGTGTGCTCACTACTTCTAAATGTCTGCgttttccaattttttttaaacccaaaGGTACAAGATCGCGGTTCGTCAGGGAACACTTGATGAACCGCTAAGCAGCACACTTTACATCAGACGGGATTTGGGGTTTTTCCAGTTAATGGGGGTAGTGAAAAGTGTCTTTACCTCAATATTAGACTGACCTCTTTTTACATTTGTCAACAACAAAAAGCAGTGTCATATAAAATGATTCTTGATAATCGGTCAGTGATTCTTGATAATCAGAACTTTTTTTACTAAAAAGTTTCTCTTGATTTGTTGTGTAAGATGAAACTCTGGGCTATCCAAATACaataaatcaaattttattAATGTTCaaggaaaaatactttttttggcaGGGGGATTGTTTTGATGTTCTTACAAGGTTGATCAGGGACGTCCATTTAAAAGGATTTTTGTTTGTGCAGTTCTTCTGCTGCCAGCCCCACTGGAATGAGCTGCATGTTCACTGGAGTCCACTTTTGGTCACTGTAAATACTTAGCCTCTTTGAGTTTTAACTCCTGTTGAAGTCTTAGTCGGTATGTGTCAAACCAGGCCAGTGTCAGACCCTCGTGTCCAGCCGTCAAACTAGTAGTGGGTTTTGTTGCATCTGTCAAACCTGTCAtcctctctttttccatctctttctctctctgtctcacccaaAGGGTCCCTCTCCAAGGTGGTGCGTCTCTGTCCTCCTCAGTGACCTCATCTGCAGCTCGCCGGGTCAGACAGCTCCCGCAGGTCCCTGCCAAGAGCAGCAGTCCAGTAGAGCAAGGTgtgttttggttgaatttgggagagagagggtgtttGAGTGttatgtgtgtgctgtgtaaatatataatatatgtgtgcgtgtgtgtgtgtgtgtagctttaGCAGCTACAGAGGAGCGTGTTCATCAGCTTCGGAGACAGGTGCAGCAAAGGGACTCCAGGAGATCCGCTCCACCCTCCACTTCCAACCAGGACCTGGAGAGGGCGCTGAAGAGTAAACGCGAGGTCAGTCACCTGTCACTACAGGTCAGCCACTAACCTTAACTCCCCTCTCGCTATaaccctctctttctgtctctctttctctgtgttcgtgtgtgtccctctctccatcttaaAGTTTCTAGCCTCCCCTTAattgaaaacaatgaaattcaGTAAGTTCTATTggaatgaaatgtgtttgaaaacattttctcatccctccctcactgtctccctccctttctctctcggTCTCGTTCCCCGCTTCTCACTCTCTGTCATTGCAGCTGTACAAGGATCAGCGCAGAACCAGCTGTGAGAATGTATCGCGCAAGTCTTCAGACAGTGATGTCAGCGACGTGTCAGCCATCTCTCGCACCAGCAGTGCCTCCCGAATCAGTAGTACAAGCTACATGTCCATCCAATCAGAAAGACCCAGAGGACGCTTCAAGTAAAgaaccacacgcacacacccagtcacacacacacacgtacacacacacaaacacaacgtAAAGACCTGGTAAAGACTGCAGCATGCtttcgtgtgtgcgtgtgtgtgtgcgtgtgtgtgtgtgtgcgcgcgcgcagcAAGGCGATGCGGGCGTCGGGCCGCAGCATGTTGAAGAGCACCAGCGTGAGCGGAGAGATCTACGGAGTGGAGCACACGGACGGCAGCCAATCAGACACAGCGTTGGGCGGCGGCAAGAAGCGGCGGTCCAGCCTCAGCCAACGGGTGGTGGCCATCGTGGGCCTTCCCTCCAGACGCAGCTGCAGCACCTCACAACTCACCTCACAGAAAGGTAACGCACTCACACCATTACGCCTGCAGCCAGTTAACGTCTGACAAGCTGGCGGTATAGTTTATTCCTTgttgcgtgtgcgtgtgtgtgtgtgtgtgtgtgataagaAGCTGTGGTGGTGGACACTAAGAAGAAGGGCAAGAAGAAGAACAAGATCCAGATCCAGAGGAGTACGGAGGTGGGCATGGCTGTGGAGTTCCCCCGTTCAGCCATGAATCGGCAGGCCAGCAGAGACTCCACTGATGGCAGCATGAACAGCTACAGCTCTGAGGGGAAGTCAGTATCTCCAGCCTCTCTGTAATGTCGTGCTCAACTATCCAGTCTAAACTCATCTTAACCTTAGTCTTTTAGTCAGCTGGCTtaccccagtgtgtgtgtgtgtgtgtgtgcgcgcgtgcatgCTGTGTTCCAGTCTAATCTTCTCTGGGATGAGGCTGGGTGCTGACAGTCAGTTCAGTGACTTCCTGGATGGCCTTGGGCCCGCCCAACTTGTTGGCCGGCAAACATTAGCCACACCTGCCATGGGTGAGTGTCACAGAAGACTTGACGTCATATCCCAAACGCATTATAATATGTTTCAAATAAATAGATACTGCACAGGCCCAGCTCCAGGGCAAAATTACTGAGGGGGTAAttttataaatgagggggcataTCCAATGCCAGTTCTAGCCtattgggggccctaagcaaaatttcatttggggccccctcGCCCCTGTCAGTCGGAGGCTCCCAAGCAGTCAGAGGCCCCCTAGCGGTTGGGTGCCCTAAGCGACCACTTATGTCACTTATGCCTGGAGCCTGCCCTgggcatatctaattcatataccatgtgcagtgtttatggggaaacaaaactgggggAGCACAGATTCTATCTGGAGAGGAAATGTCCGGCTTTGCCGTCTTGTGGATCCGGGCCTGATACTGTATAATATAATTCAGTATATCGCAGGATAATACTGTATAATATAATTCAATATAATGCTGtatgtttcttgaacatgatatCCTGTGTCTTTAACCAGGAGATGTTCAAATTGGAATGATGGACAAAAAAGGCCAGCTGGAGGTGGAGGTGATCAGAGCACGTGGCCTTACCCCCAAACCAGGG
This genomic interval carries:
- the LOC105010640 gene encoding regulating synaptic membrane exocytosis protein 3 isoform X19 — encoded protein: MEPLIPRQETVYRLSAKTRQPRTLDSSLRQNPAQKLPDNDRVPLQGGASLSSSVTSSAARRVRQLPQVPAKSSSPVEQALAATEERVHQLRRQVQQRDSRRSAPPSTSNQDLERALKSKREVSHLSLQLYKDQRRTSCENVSRKSSDSDVSDVSAISRTSSASRISSTSYMSIQSERPRGRFNKAMRASGRSMLKSTSVSGEIYGVEHTDGSQSDTALGGGKKRRSSLSQRVVAIVGLPSRRSCSTSQLTSQKEAVVVDTKKKGKKKNKIQIQRSTEVGMAVEFPRSAMNRQASRDSTDGSMNSYSSEGNLIFSGMRLGADSQFSDFLDGLGPAQLVGRQTLATPAMGDVQIGMMDKKGQLEVEVIRARGLTPKPGSKSLPAPYVKVYLLDNGTCKAKKKTKIARKTLEPLYQQALLFDESPQGKVLQVIVWGDYGRLDHKCFMGVAQILLEELDLSSTVIGWYKLFPPSSLVDPTLASLTRRASQTSLDSSGPAGMRS
- the LOC105010640 gene encoding regulating synaptic membrane exocytosis protein 1 isoform X18, which encodes MLLFWSLGCCLSCSSTPPACLKTSSTVRSSVVTATSRSFTQHVLRFTDEITISDLQPLDRVRTRSASTNCLTPERNHSVLSTEAQSCSQSLPRRRPTSPRILIQHASPEDDSSWRMEPLIPRQETVYRLSAKTRQPRTLDSSLRQNPAQKLPDNDRVPLQGGASLSSSVTSSAARRVRQLPQVPAKSSSPVEQALAATEERVHQLRRQVQQRDSRRSAPPSTSNQDLERALKSKREVSHLSLQLYKDQRRTSCENVSRKSSDSDVSDVSAISRTSSASRISSTSYMSIQSERPRGRFNKAMRASGRSMLKSTSVSGEIYGVEHTDGSQSDTALGGGKKRRSSLSQRVVAIVGLPSRRSCSTSQLTSQKEAVVVDTKKKGKKKNKIQIQRSTEVGMAVEFPRSAMNRQASRDSTDGSMNSYSSEGNLIFSGMRLGADSQFSDFLDGLGPAQLVGRQTLATPAMGDVQIGMMDKKGQLEVEVIRARGLTPKPGSKSLPAPYVKVYLLDNGTCKAKKKTKIARKTLEPLYQQALLFDESPQGKVLQVIVWGDYGRLDHKCFMGVAQILLEELDLSSTVIGWYKLFPPSSLVDPTLASLTRRASQTSLDSSGPAGMRS